From the Thermococcus guaymasensis DSM 11113 genome, one window contains:
- a CDS encoding methyltransferase family protein, producing the protein MRFLGIVPKVSLFTVPYAVLAFYLNSRPNFSFPRFPALGFALLTAGIVFWLLCYRQISKAYRRGELLTTGCYSRVRHPIYSIWGFLIVPGFSIAIGGFMLGLPLFYWLALVKFIGEEENALEERFDDGWREYAGRTPRFLPRL; encoded by the coding sequence ATGAGGTTCCTTGGGATAGTTCCCAAGGTTTCCCTTTTCACGGTTCCCTACGCGGTTTTGGCATTCTACTTAAATTCGAGGCCCAACTTCTCTTTTCCCAGGTTTCCAGCCTTGGGATTTGCCCTTCTCACAGCTGGCATAGTCTTCTGGCTCCTCTGCTACCGGCAGATTTCGAAGGCCTACCGAAGGGGCGAGCTACTCACAACGGGCTGCTACTCCAGAGTTAGGCACCCAATCTACTCAATCTGGGGCTTTCTTATAGTGCCAGGCTTCTCGATCGCCATCGGAGGCTTTATGCTGGGCCTACCACTCTTCTACTGGCTTGCATTAGTGAAATTTATAGGGGAAGAAGAGAACGCCCTAGAGGAGAGGTTCGACGATGGGTGGCGAGAATACGCGGGAAGGACTCCCAGGTTCCTACCGAGGCTTTGA
- a CDS encoding MBL fold metallo-hydrolase — MEGLDFAVLSHWHYDHYGGFSTIAELNPGIPLYAPPGNRMGFQVREVTRAGEIEAGVWSSGPLNGFEQAVGLETSSGLVVIVGCSHPGVDRLTRALLNASAHERAYLVIGGFHYP; from the coding sequence TTGGAGGGCCTCGACTTCGCGGTTCTCAGCCACTGGCACTACGACCACTACGGCGGTTTTTCAACAATTGCTGAGCTGAACCCAGGGATTCCTCTCTATGCCCCGCCGGGAAACAGAATGGGATTTCAGGTTAGGGAGGTCACAAGGGCAGGTGAGATTGAAGCCGGAGTTTGGAGTTCGGGGCCCTTAAACGGGTTTGAACAGGCGGTTGGTTTGGAGACGTCCTCAGGTTTGGTTGTCATAGTTGGCTGCTCCCACCCGGGCGTTGACAGGCTTACGAGGGCCCTCCTCAACGCTTCGGCCCACGAGAGAGCTTATCTCGTAATAGGTGGTTTTCATTATCCCTAA
- a CDS encoding NifB/NifX family molybdenum-iron cluster-binding protein: MRIAIPTNGGGLEDTVAPVFARAPAFAIIDVEGEEVKNVKVIQNPAMNAAGGAGPMAVQTLINEGVDAIVAPQVGPNALGAIQAAGIRLYQVAPGTPVEEAVKAVTSGSAGQFTAPVAPTAPAPAYGPYPATPAYPAYGFGPGWGRGWGRGGGWGRGRGWGRGWGRGGRGWGARLGYCPWTGRPSRRTLRWLYGWW; this comes from the coding sequence ATGAGGATTGCAATACCAACAAACGGTGGTGGGCTTGAGGATACCGTTGCTCCGGTCTTTGCCAGGGCCCCAGCTTTTGCAATCATCGACGTTGAAGGAGAGGAAGTCAAGAACGTAAAGGTGATCCAAAACCCTGCAATGAACGCAGCCGGAGGGGCTGGGCCAATGGCCGTCCAGACTCTCATCAACGAGGGTGTCGATGCAATAGTGGCCCCCCAGGTTGGCCCAAACGCCCTCGGCGCAATCCAGGCGGCCGGGATAAGGCTCTACCAGGTTGCTCCAGGCACTCCAGTCGAGGAGGCCGTTAAGGCAGTGACCAGCGGAAGCGCCGGCCAGTTTACAGCCCCGGTGGCACCGACAGCACCGGCCCCCGCCTACGGGCCGTACCCGGCAACACCAGCATACCCAGCCTACGGCTTCGGCCCCGGTTGGGGCAGGGGCTGGGGCCGCGGTGGCGGCTGGGGAAGAGGACGCGGATGGGGCCGTGGATGGGGCAGAGGAGGAAGAGGCTGGGGAGCGAGACTCGGCTACTGCCCCTGGACTGGCCGGCCCAGCAGAAGGACTCTCCGCTGGCTCTACGGCTGGTGGTGA
- a CDS encoding DUF2250 domain-containing protein, which yields MGGENTREGLPGSYRGFELLPVHLYVLAHLKRAGVDYAKMMGKMSGLPLELITDAIEDLLEIGLIERDPGSAVKRSKARFKKAFEVHKHHTYYRLSREGELFVRSIDERWLKRYFNGLFPNGWKVIQALAESRDLNEAGRKIDIDGETLEELRVLRFVTEKGRKTEFFKRLWEFLGG from the coding sequence ATGGGTGGCGAGAATACGCGGGAAGGACTCCCAGGTTCCTACCGAGGCTTTGAGCTCCTCCCTGTTCATCTCTACGTCCTGGCCCACCTGAAAAGGGCGGGCGTTGATTACGCGAAGATGATGGGGAAGATGAGCGGCCTTCCGCTGGAACTCATAACGGATGCAATCGAGGACCTCCTTGAAATCGGCCTGATAGAACGCGACCCAGGGAGCGCGGTAAAGCGAAGCAAAGCACGCTTCAAAAAGGCCTTCGAGGTTCACAAACACCACACCTACTACCGCCTCTCCAGGGAGGGTGAGCTCTTTGTCCGTTCGATTGATGAGAGGTGGCTCAAGCGGTACTTCAACGGTCTCTTCCCAAACGGGTGGAAGGTCATCCAAGCACTCGCGGAAAGCAGGGACCTAAATGAAGCGGGCAGAAAGATAGACATTGACGGTGAGACCCTTGAAGAGCTGAGGGTTCTCCGTTTCGTAACTGAGAAAGGACGAAAGACGGAGTTCTTCAAGAGACTGTGGGAATTCCTCGGCGGTTAA
- a CDS encoding NifB/NifX family molybdenum-iron cluster-binding protein, whose amino-acid sequence MRCLKVAFGMEDDETLIDAHYGDSEFFAIYEVCEDGSVKLLEKRHNKAKDFEEENEGHGDPRKFKAVVSQLLDVDVLAAFRMGPNFLRIRDKTNKVAFFTRTRDLKLALQRVIENFDDLWEQVQAKKAEKPPIEE is encoded by the coding sequence ATGAGGTGCCTTAAGGTTGCCTTCGGAATGGAGGACGACGAGACGCTCATAGATGCGCACTACGGCGACTCCGAGTTCTTCGCAATCTATGAAGTCTGCGAGGACGGGAGTGTAAAGCTTCTCGAAAAGAGGCACAACAAGGCCAAGGACTTTGAGGAAGAAAATGAAGGCCACGGCGACCCCAGGAAGTTCAAAGCTGTCGTGAGCCAGCTCCTCGACGTGGACGTTCTGGCCGCCTTCAGAATGGGACCGAACTTCCTGCGCATAAGGGACAAGACCAACAAGGTGGCCTTCTTCACGAGGACGAGGGACTTGAAGCTCGCCCTCCAGAGGGTCATCGAAAACTTTGACGACCTTTGGGAGCAGGTGCAGGCGAAGAAGGCCGAGAAGCCTCCGATAGAGGAGTGA